Proteins found in one Quercus robur chromosome 2, dhQueRobu3.1, whole genome shotgun sequence genomic segment:
- the LOC126715893 gene encoding probable receptor-like protein kinase At1g11050 isoform X4, whose amino-acid sequence MKYLVANFGLLLLSLLLCSVSLLTSADSNTSATCPMDLSYVLRIPWNQSLCQKLQPTENISVTAENVTTTQSCCQTLLSLFAIGLAQHLKETSLFNLPDLPTSTSCLNDFQSKLTALSLPTTLVSSYFNPLQFVISPNVCAHIESTKDWVNKLGPTTALDSGCKSDLTDLTSCDACVAAGSQVTTELIAIDGNTSQAKALDCFYFAVLYAAGIVNAYGPESVGVMTCPLGLQLNSEEGGDKGHPRLAFGLTGAGVAVVVMSCLLGLYLWYDRRWRRKKGEGSNLRYGHDLEEQGSKLRVRPNTGSIWYKIEELEKVTDNFSQKNFIGQGGFGMVFKGALADGTVVAVKKVVESDFQGDAEFCNEVEIISNLKHRNLVPLRGCCVVDGYEEYDERGSQRYLVYDYMPNGNLDDHLFPSGASGMGKSPLTWPQRKSIILDVAKGLAYLHYGVKPAIYHRDIKATNILLDADMRARVADFGLAKQIKEGQSHLTTRVAGTHGYLAPEYALYGQLTEKSDVYSFGVVVLEILCGRKALDLSSGSPRAFLITDWAWSLIKAGKVEEALDASLSKNDDSVNSNPKSIMERYVMVGILCAHVMVALRPTILDALKMLEGDIEVPAIPDRPTPLGHPSFCGNGNTFSISPALSGPRLNSKDMLRFAGES is encoded by the exons ATGAAGTATCTTGTTGCTAATTTTGGGTTGTTGCTTCTTTCACTCTTATTATGTTCTGTCTCTTTATTAACCTCAGCAGATTCAAACACCTCCGCTACATGTCCAATGGATCTTAGCTATGTCCTAAGAATCCCATGGAACCAATCCCTTTGCCAAAAGTTGCAGCCCACAGAAAATATAAGCGTCACTGCCGAAAACGTAACCACCACACAATCATGTTGTCAAACCCTCTTGTCCCTCTTTGCCATAGGCCTTGCCCAACACCTCAAAGAAAC CTCACTTTTCAACCTCCCTGACCTCCCAACTTCCACTTCTTGTCTCAATGATTTCCAATCCAAACTCACCGCACTTTCACTCCCCACCACGCTTGTCTCCTCTTACTTCAATCCTCTTCAGTTTGTGATTTCACCAAACGTCTGTGCCCACATAGAGAGTACCAAAGATTGGGTCAATAAGCTTGGACCCACTACTGCTTTGGACTCAGGTTGCAAGTCTGACCTCACTGATCTCACTTCCTGTGATGCTTGTGTCGCAGCTGGTTCCCAGGTTACGACAGAATTGATTGCTATAGATGGTAATACCTCTCAAGCTAAAGCTCTTGATTGCTTTTACTTTGCTGTTCTTTATGCTGCTGGTATTGTTAATGCATATGGACCTGAGAGTGTTGGTGTTATGACATGTCCTCTTGGTTTACAACTTAATTCAGAAGAGGGTGGGGATAAGGGTCATCCGAGGCTTGCTTTTGGGTTAACAGGAGCTGGGGTTGCTGTTGTGGTTATGTCTTGTTTGTTGGGACTGTATCTTTGGTATGATAGGAGGTGGAGGAGGAAGAAGGGTGAGGGGTCTAATTTGAGGTACGGTCATGATTTGGAGGAACAAGGGTCTAAGTTAAGAGTGAGGCCAAATACCGGGTCAATCTGGTACAAAATTGAGGAGCTTGAGAAGGTGACTGATAATTTTTCGCAGAAGAATTTTATTGGACAAGGTGGATTTGGAATGGTTTTTAAAGGGGCCTTAGCGGATGGGACTGTGGTTGCAGTGAAGAAGGTTGTGGAGTCTGATTTTCAAGGAGATGCTGAGTTTTGCAATGAGGTTGAGATTATTAGCAATTTGAAGCACCGGAATCTTGTTCCACTTAGAGGGTGTTGTGTGGTTGATGGGTACGAGGAGTATGATGAGAGGGGAAGTCAAAGGTACCTTGTATACGATTACATGCCTAATGGCAATCTTGATGATCATTTGTTTCCGTCGGGTGCTAGTGGAATGGGGAAGTCACCATTGACATGGCCTCAAAGGAAGAGCATAATCTTGGATGTTGCGAAGGGGTTAGCTTATTTGCACTATGGAGTGAAGCCTGCAATATATCATAGAGATATTAAGGCCACAAATATACTTTTGGATGCAGATATGAGAGCAAGAGTGGCAGATTTTGGGCTTGCAAAGCAGATCAAGGAGGGTCAGTCTCATCTCACAACCAGAGTGGCTGGAACACATGGGTACTTGGCCCCAGAATATGCACTTTATGGACAGCTGACTGAGAAGagtgatgtttatagttttgggGTGGTGGTTTTGGAGATATTGTGTGGGAGAAAAGCTCTTGATTTGTCATCGGGATCACCACGTGCGTTTCTGATAACAGATTGGGCTTGGTCTTTGATAAAAGCTGGAAAAGTAGAAGAGGCTTTAGATGCTTCTCTGTCGAAGAATGACGATTCTGTGAATTCGAATCCAAAGAGCATAATGGAGAGATATGTGATGGTTGGGATTTTGTGTGCTCATGTGATGGTTGCTTTGAGGCCAACCATTTTGGATGCACTTAAAATGTTGGAAGGAGATATTGAGGTACCGGCAATTCCAGATAGGCCAACACCTCTTGGGCATCCATCGTTTTGTGGCAATGGTAATACTTTCAGCATATCACCAGCACTAAGTGGGCCACGATTAAATAGCAAGGACATGCTCAG GTTTGCTGGAGAGAGTTGA
- the LOC126715893 gene encoding probable receptor-like protein kinase At1g11050 isoform X3 yields MKYLVANFGLLLLSLLLCSVSLLTSADSNTSATCPMDLSYVLRIPWNQSLCQKLQPTENISVTAENVTTTQSCCQTLLSLFAIGLAQHLKETSLFNLPDLPTSISCLNDFQSKITALSLPTTLVSSCFPPLQFVISPNICAHIETTKDWVNELGPTTALDSGCKSDLTDLTSCDACVSAGYQVQKELLAIDGNTSQAKALDCFYLAVLYVAGIVNAYGPESVGVMTCPLGLQLNSEEGGDKGHPGLAFGLTGAGVAVVVMSCLLGLYLWYDRRWRRKKGEGSNLRYGHDLEEQGSKLRVRPNTGSIWYKIEELEKATDNFSQKNFIGQGGFGMVFKGALVDGTVVAVKKVVESDFQGDAEFCNEVEIISNLKHRNLVPLRGCCVVDGYEEYDERGSQRYLVYDYMPNGNLDDHLFLSGASGMGKSPLTWPQRKSIILDVAKGLAYLHYGVKPAIYHRDIKATNILLDADMRARVADFGLAKQIKEGQSHLTTRVAGTHGYLAPEYALYGQLTEKSDVYSFGVVVLEIMCGRKALDLSSGSPRAFLITDWAWSLIKAGKVEEALDASLSKNDDSVNSNPKSIMERYVMVGILCAHVMVALRPTILDALKMLEGDIEVPAIPDRPTPLGHPSFCGNGNTFSISPALSGPRLNSKDMLRFAGES; encoded by the exons ATGAAGTATCTTGTTGCTAATTTTGGGTTGTTGCTTCTTTCACTCTTATTATGTTCTGTCTCTTTATTAACCTCAGCAGATTCAAACACCTCCGCTACATGTCCAATGGATCTTAGCTATGTCCTAAGAATCCCATGGAACCAATCCCTTTGCCAAAAGTTGCAGCCCACAGAAAATATAAGCGTCACTGCCGAAAACGTAACCACCACACAATCATGTTGTCAAACCCTCTTGTCCCTCTTTGCCATAGGCCTTGCCCAACACCTCAAAGAAACCTCACTTTTCAACCTCCCTGACCTCCCAACTTCCATTTCTTGTCTCAATGATTTCCAATCCAAAATCACCGCACTTTCACTCCCCACCACACTTGTCTCCTCTTGCTTCCCTCCTCTTCAGTTTGTGATTTCACCAAACATCTGTGCCCACATAGAGACTACCAAAGATTGGGTCAATGAGCTTGGACCCACTACTGCTTTGGACTCAGGTTGCAAGTCTGACCTCACTGATCTCACTTCCTGTGATGCTTGTGTCTCAGCTGGGTACCAGGTTCAGAAAGAATTGCTTGCTATAGATGGTAATACCTCTCAAGCTAAAGCTCTTGATTGCTTTTACCTTGCTGTTCTTTATGTTGCTGGTATTGTTAATGCATATGGACCTGAGAGTGTTGGTGTTATGACATGTCCTCTTGGTTTACAACTTAATTCAGAAGAGGGTGGGGATAAGGGTCATCCGGGGCTTGCTTTTGGGTTAACAGGAGCTGGGGTTGCTGTTGTGGTTATGTCTTGTTTGTTGGGACTGTATCTTTGGTATGATAGGAGGTGGAGGAGGAAGAAGGGTGAGGGGTCTAATTTGAGGTACGGTCATGATTTGGAGGAACAAGGGTCTAAGTTAAGAGTGAGGCCAAATACCGGGTCAATCTGGTACAAAATTGAGGAGCTTGAGAAGGCGACTGATAATTTTTCGCAGAAGAATTTTATTGGACAAGGTGGATTTGGAATGGTTTTTAAAGGGGCCTTAGTGGATGGGACTGTGGTTGCAGTGAAGAAGGTTGTGGAGTCTGATTTTCAAGGAGATGCTGAGTTTTGCAATGAGGTTGAGATTATTAGCAATTTGAAGCACCGGAATCTTGTTCCACTTAGAGGGTGTTGTGTGGTTGATGGGTACGAGGAGTATGATGAGAGGGGAAGTCAAAGGTACCTTGTATACGATTACATGCCTAATGGCAATCTTGATGATCATTTGTTTCTGTCGGGTGCTAGTGGAATGGGGAAGTCACCATTGACATGGCCTCAAAGGAAGAGCATAATCTTGGATGTTGCGAAGGGGTTAGCTTATTTGCACTATGGAGTGAAGCCTGCAATATATCATAGAGATATCAAGGCCACAAATATACTTTTGGATGCAGATATGAGAGCAAGAGTGGCAGATTTTGGGCTTGCAAAGCAGATCAAGGAGGGTCAGTCTCATCTCACAACCAGAGTGGCTGGAACACACGGGTACTTGGCCCCGGAATATGCACTCTATGGACAGCTGACTGAGAAGagtgatgtttatagttttgggGTTGTGGTTTTGGAGATAATGTGTGGGAGAAAAGCTCTTGATTTGTCATCAGGATCACCACGTGCGTTTCTGATAACAGATTGGGCTTGGTCTTTGATAAAAGCTGGAAAAGTAGAAGAGGCTTTAGATGCTTCTCTGTCAAAGAATGACGATTCTGTGAATTCGAATCCAAAGAGCATAATGGAGAGATATGTGATGGTTGGGATTTTGTGTGCTCATGTGATGGTTGCTTTGAGGCCAACCATTTTGGATGCACTTAAAATGTTGGAAGGAGATATTGAGGTACCGGCAATTCCAGATAGGCCAACGC CTCTTGGGCATCCATCGTTTTGTGGCAATGGTAATACTTTCAGCATATCACCAGCACTAAGTGGGCCACGATTAAATAGCAAGGACATGCTCAG GTTTGCTGGAGAGAGTTGA
- the LOC126715893 gene encoding probable receptor-like protein kinase At1g11050 isoform X5, with the protein MKYLVANFGLLLLSLLLCSVSLLTSADSNTSATCPMDLSYVLRIPWNQSLCQKLQPTENISVTAENVTTTQSCCQTLLSLFAIGLAQHLKETSLFNLPDLPTSISCLNDFQSKITALSLPTTLVSSCFPPLQFVISPNICAHIETTKDWVNELGPTTALDSGCKSDLTDLTSCDACVSAGYQVQKELLAIDGNTSQAKALDCFYLAVLYVAGIVNAYGPESVGVMTCPLGLQLNSEEGGDKGHPGLAFGLTGAGVAVVVMSCLLGLYLWYDRRWRRKKGEGSNLRYGHDLEEQGSKLRVRPNTGSIWYKIEELEKATDNFSQKNFIGQGGFGMVFKGALVDGTVVAVKKVVESDFQGDAEFCNEVEIISNLKHRNLVPLRGCCVVDGYEEYDERGSQRYLVYDYMPNGNLDDHLFLSGASGMGKSPLTWPQRKSIILDVAKGLAYLHYGVKPAIYHRDIKATNILLDADMRARVADFGLAKQIKEGQSHLTTRVAGTHGYLAPEYALYGQLTEKSDVYSFGVVVLEIMCGRKALDLSSGSPRAFLITDWAWSLIKAGKVEEALDASLSKNDDSVNSNPKSIMERYVMVGILCAHVMVALRPTILDALKMLEGDIEVPAIPDRPTPLGHPSFCGNGNTFSISPALSGPQLNSKDILR; encoded by the coding sequence ATGAAGTATCTTGTTGCTAATTTTGGGTTGTTGCTTCTTTCACTCTTATTATGTTCTGTCTCTTTATTAACCTCAGCAGATTCAAACACCTCCGCTACATGTCCAATGGATCTTAGCTATGTCCTAAGAATCCCATGGAACCAATCCCTTTGCCAAAAGTTGCAGCCCACAGAAAATATAAGCGTCACTGCCGAAAACGTAACCACCACACAATCATGTTGTCAAACCCTCTTGTCCCTCTTTGCCATAGGCCTTGCCCAACACCTCAAAGAAACCTCACTTTTCAACCTCCCTGACCTCCCAACTTCCATTTCTTGTCTCAATGATTTCCAATCCAAAATCACCGCACTTTCACTCCCCACCACACTTGTCTCCTCTTGCTTCCCTCCTCTTCAGTTTGTGATTTCACCAAACATCTGTGCCCACATAGAGACTACCAAAGATTGGGTCAATGAGCTTGGACCCACTACTGCTTTGGACTCAGGTTGCAAGTCTGACCTCACTGATCTCACTTCCTGTGATGCTTGTGTCTCAGCTGGGTACCAGGTTCAGAAAGAATTGCTTGCTATAGATGGTAATACCTCTCAAGCTAAAGCTCTTGATTGCTTTTACCTTGCTGTTCTTTATGTTGCTGGTATTGTTAATGCATATGGACCTGAGAGTGTTGGTGTTATGACATGTCCTCTTGGTTTACAACTTAATTCAGAAGAGGGTGGGGATAAGGGTCATCCGGGGCTTGCTTTTGGGTTAACAGGAGCTGGGGTTGCTGTTGTGGTTATGTCTTGTTTGTTGGGACTGTATCTTTGGTATGATAGGAGGTGGAGGAGGAAGAAGGGTGAGGGGTCTAATTTGAGGTACGGTCATGATTTGGAGGAACAAGGGTCTAAGTTAAGAGTGAGGCCAAATACCGGGTCAATCTGGTACAAAATTGAGGAGCTTGAGAAGGCGACTGATAATTTTTCGCAGAAGAATTTTATTGGACAAGGTGGATTTGGAATGGTTTTTAAAGGGGCCTTAGTGGATGGGACTGTGGTTGCAGTGAAGAAGGTTGTGGAGTCTGATTTTCAAGGAGATGCTGAGTTTTGCAATGAGGTTGAGATTATTAGCAATTTGAAGCACCGGAATCTTGTTCCACTTAGAGGGTGTTGTGTGGTTGATGGGTACGAGGAGTATGATGAGAGGGGAAGTCAAAGGTACCTTGTATACGATTACATGCCTAATGGCAATCTTGATGATCATTTGTTTCTGTCGGGTGCTAGTGGAATGGGGAAGTCACCATTGACATGGCCTCAAAGGAAGAGCATAATCTTGGATGTTGCGAAGGGGTTAGCTTATTTGCACTATGGAGTGAAGCCTGCAATATATCATAGAGATATCAAGGCCACAAATATACTTTTGGATGCAGATATGAGAGCAAGAGTGGCAGATTTTGGGCTTGCAAAGCAGATCAAGGAGGGTCAGTCTCATCTCACAACCAGAGTGGCTGGAACACACGGGTACTTGGCCCCGGAATATGCACTCTATGGACAGCTGACTGAGAAGagtgatgtttatagttttgggGTTGTGGTTTTGGAGATAATGTGTGGGAGAAAAGCTCTTGATTTGTCATCAGGATCACCACGTGCGTTTCTGATAACAGATTGGGCTTGGTCTTTGATAAAAGCTGGAAAAGTAGAAGAGGCTTTAGATGCTTCTCTGTCAAAGAATGACGATTCTGTGAATTCGAATCCAAAGAGCATAATGGAGAGATATGTGATGGTTGGGATTTTGTGTGCTCATGTGATGGTTGCTTTGAGGCCAACCATTTTGGATGCACTTAAAATGTTGGAAGGAGATATTGAGGTACCGGCAATTCCAGATAGGCCAACGCCTCTTGGGCATCCATCGTTTTGTGGCAATGGTAATACTTTCAGCATATCACCAGCACTAAGTGGGCCACAATTAAATAGCAAGGACATACTCAGGTAA
- the LOC126715893 gene encoding probable receptor-like protein kinase At1g11050 isoform X2 produces MKYLVANFGLLLLSLLLCSVSLLTSADSNTSATCPMDLSYVLRIPWNQSLCQKLQPTENISVTAENVTTTQSCCQTLLSLFAIGLAQHLKETSLFNLPDLPTSISCLNDFQSKITALSLPTTLVSSCFPPLQFVISPNICAHIETTKDWVNELGPTTALDSGCKSDLTDLTSCDACVSAGYQVQKELLAIDGNTSQAKALDCFYLAVLYVAGIVNAYGPESVGVMTCPLGLQLNSEEGGDKGHPGLAFGLTGAGVAVVVMSCLLGLYLWYDRRWRRKKGEGSNLRYGHDLEEQGSKLRVRPNTGSIWYKIEELEKATDNFSQKNFIGQGGFGMVFKGALADGTVVAVKKVVESDFQGDAEFCNEVEIISNLKHRNLVPLRGCCVVDGYEEYDERGSQRYLVYDYMPNGNLDDHLFPSGASGMGKSPLTWPQRKSIILDVAKGLAYLHYGVKPAIYHRDIKATNILLDADMRARVADFGLAKQIKEGQSHLTTRVAGTHGYLAPEYALYGQLTEKSDVYSFGVVVLEILCGRKALDLSSGSPRAFLITDWAWSLIKAGKVEEALDASLSKNDDSVNSNPKSIMERYVMVGILCAHVMVALRPTILDALKMLEGDIEVPAIPDRPTPLGHPSFCGNGNTFSISPALSGPRLNSKDMLRFAGES; encoded by the exons ATGAAGTATCTTGTTGCTAATTTTGGGTTGTTGCTTCTTTCACTCTTATTATGTTCTGTCTCTTTATTAACCTCAGCAGATTCAAACACCTCCGCTACATGTCCAATGGATCTTAGCTATGTCCTAAGAATCCCATGGAACCAATCCCTTTGCCAAAAGTTGCAGCCCACAGAAAATATAAGCGTCACTGCCGAAAACGTAACCACCACACAATCATGTTGTCAAACCCTCTTGTCCCTCTTTGCCATAGGCCTTGCCCAACACCTCAAAGAAACCTCACTTTTCAACCTCCCTGACCTCCCAACTTCCATTTCTTGTCTCAATGATTTCCAATCCAAAATCACCGCACTTTCACTCCCCACCACACTTGTCTCCTCTTGCTTCCCTCCTCTTCAGTTTGTGATTTCACCAAACATCTGTGCCCACATAGAGACTACCAAAGATTGGGTCAATGAGCTTGGACCCACTACTGCTTTGGACTCAGGTTGCAAGTCTGACCTCACTGATCTCACTTCCTGTGATGCTTGTGTCTCAGCTGGGTACCAGGTTCAGAAAGAATTGCTTGCTATAGATGGTAATACCTCTCAAGCTAAAGCTCTTGATTGCTTTTACCTTGCTGTTCTTTATGTTGCTGGTATTGTTAATGCATATGGACCTGAGAGTGTTGGTGTTATGACATGTCCTCTTGGTTTACAACTTAATTCAGAAGAGGGTGGGGATAAGGGTCATCCGGGGCTTGCTTTTGGGTTAACAGGAGCTGGGGTTGCTGTTGTGGTTATGTCTTGTTTGTTGGGACTGTATCTTTGGTATGATAGGAGGTGGAGGAGGAAGAAGGGTGAGGGGTCTAATTTGAGGTACGGTCATGATTTGGAGGAACAAGGGTCTAAGTTAAGAGTGAGGCCAAATACCGGGTCAATCTGGTACAAAATTGAGGAGCTTGAGAAGGCGACTGATAATTTTTCGCAGAAGAATTTTATTGGACAAG GTGGATTTGGAATGGTTTTTAAAGGGGCCTTAGCGGATGGGACTGTGGTTGCAGTGAAGAAGGTTGTGGAGTCTGATTTTCAAGGAGATGCTGAGTTTTGCAATGAGGTTGAGATTATTAGCAATTTGAAGCACCGGAATCTTGTTCCACTTAGAGGGTGTTGTGTGGTTGATGGGTACGAGGAGTATGATGAGAGGGGAAGTCAAAGGTACCTTGTATACGATTACATGCCTAATGGCAATCTTGATGATCATTTGTTTCCGTCGGGTGCTAGTGGAATGGGGAAGTCACCATTGACATGGCCTCAAAGGAAGAGCATAATCTTGGATGTTGCGAAGGGGTTAGCTTATTTGCACTATGGAGTGAAGCCTGCAATATATCATAGAGATATTAAGGCCACAAATATACTTTTGGATGCAGATATGAGAGCAAGAGTGGCAGATTTTGGGCTTGCAAAGCAGATCAAGGAGGGTCAGTCTCATCTCACAACCAGAGTGGCTGGAACACATGGGTACTTGGCCCCAGAATATGCACTTTATGGACAGCTGACTGAGAAGagtgatgtttatagttttgggGTGGTGGTTTTGGAGATATTGTGTGGGAGAAAAGCTCTTGATTTGTCATCGGGATCACCACGTGCGTTTCTGATAACAGATTGGGCTTGGTCTTTGATAAAAGCTGGAAAAGTAGAAGAGGCTTTAGATGCTTCTCTGTCGAAGAATGACGATTCTGTGAATTCGAATCCAAAGAGCATAATGGAGAGATATGTGATGGTTGGGATTTTGTGTGCTCATGTGATGGTTGCTTTGAGGCCAACCATTTTGGATGCACTTAAAATGTTGGAAGGAGATATTGAGGTACCGGCAATTCCAGATAGGCCAACACCTCTTGGGCATCCATCGTTTTGTGGCAATGGTAATACTTTCAGCATATCACCAGCACTAAGTGGGCCACGATTAAATAGCAAGGACATGCTCAG GTTTGCTGGAGAGAGTTGA
- the LOC126715893 gene encoding probable receptor-like protein kinase At1g11050 isoform X1: MKNLVANFVLLLLSLLLCSVSLLTSADSNTSATCPMDLSYVLNIPWNQSLCQKLQPTETINVTTAQNVNPPHSCYQTLLSLFAIGFARRLRETSLFNLPDLPTSTSCLNDFQSKLTALSLPTTLVSSYFNPLQFVISPNVCAHIESTKDWVNKLGPTTALDSGCKSDLTDLTSCDACVAAGSQVTTELIAIDGNTSQAKALDCFYFAVLYAAGIVNAYGPESVGVMTCPLGLQLNSEEGGDKGHPRLAFGLTGAGVAVVVMSCLLGLYLWYDRRWRRKKGEGSNLRYGHDLEEQGSKLRVRPNTGSIWYKIEELEKVTDNFSQKNFIGQGGFGMVFKGALADGTVVAVKKVVESDFQGDAEFCNEVEIISNLKHRNLVPLRGCCVVDGYEEYDERGSQRYLVYDYMPNGNLDDHLFPSGASGMGKSPLTWPQRKSIILDVAKGLAYLHYGVKPAIYHRDIKATNILLDADMRARVADFGLAKQIKEGQSHLTTRVAGTHGYLAPEYALYGQLTEKSDVYSFGVVVLEILCGRKALDLSSGSPRAFLITDWAWSLIKAGKVEEALDASLSKNDDSVNSNPKSIMERYVMVGILCAHVMVALRPTILDALKMLEGDIEVPAIPDRPTPLGHPSFCGNGNTFSISPALSGPRLNSKDMLRFAGES, translated from the exons ATGAAGAATCTTGTTGCTAATTTTGTGCTGTTGCTTCTTTCACTCTTATTATGTTCTGTCTCTTTATTAACCTCAGCAGATTCAAACACCTCCGCTACATGTCCAATGGATCTTAGCTATGTCCTAAATATCCCATGGAACCAATCCCTTTGCCAAAAGTTGCAGCCCACAGAAACCATAAACGTCACAACTGCCCAAAACGTAAACCCCCCACACTCATGTTATCAAACTCTCCTGTCCCTCTTTGCCATAGGCTTTGCCCGACGCCTCAGAGAAACCTCACTTTTCAACCTCCCTGACCTCCCAACTTCCACTTCTTGTCTCAATGATTTCCAATCCAAACTCACCGCACTTTCACTCCCCACCACGCTTGTCTCCTCTTACTTCAATCCTCTTCAGTTTGTGATTTCACCAAACGTCTGTGCCCACATAGAGAGTACCAAAGATTGGGTCAATAAGCTTGGACCCACTACTGCTTTGGACTCAGGTTGCAAGTCTGACCTCACTGATCTCACTTCCTGTGATGCTTGTGTCGCAGCTGGTTCCCAGGTTACGACAGAATTGATTGCTATAGATGGTAATACCTCTCAAGCTAAAGCTCTTGATTGCTTTTACTTTGCTGTTCTTTATGCTGCTGGTATTGTTAATGCATATGGACCTGAGAGTGTTGGTGTTATGACATGTCCTCTTGGTTTACAACTTAATTCAGAAGAGGGTGGGGATAAGGGTCATCCGAGGCTTGCTTTTGGGTTAACAGGAGCTGGGGTTGCTGTTGTGGTTATGTCTTGTTTGTTGGGACTGTATCTTTGGTATGATAGGAGGTGGAGGAGGAAGAAGGGTGAGGGGTCTAATTTGAGGTACGGTCATGATTTGGAGGAACAAGGGTCTAAGTTAAGAGTGAGGCCAAATACCGGGTCAATCTGGTACAAAATTGAGGAGCTTGAGAAGGTGACTGATAATTTTTCGCAGAAGAATTTTATTGGACAAGGTGGATTTGGAATGGTTTTTAAAGGGGCCTTAGCGGATGGGACTGTGGTTGCAGTGAAGAAGGTTGTGGAGTCTGATTTTCAAGGAGATGCTGAGTTTTGCAATGAGGTTGAGATTATTAGCAATTTGAAGCACCGGAATCTTGTTCCACTTAGAGGGTGTTGTGTGGTTGATGGGTACGAGGAGTATGATGAGAGGGGAAGTCAAAGGTACCTTGTATACGATTACATGCCTAATGGCAATCTTGATGATCATTTGTTTCCGTCGGGTGCTAGTGGAATGGGGAAGTCACCATTGACATGGCCTCAAAGGAAGAGCATAATCTTGGATGTTGCGAAGGGGTTAGCTTATTTGCACTATGGAGTGAAGCCTGCAATATATCATAGAGATATTAAGGCCACAAATATACTTTTGGATGCAGATATGAGAGCAAGAGTGGCAGATTTTGGGCTTGCAAAGCAGATCAAGGAGGGTCAGTCTCATCTCACAACCAGAGTGGCTGGAACACATGGGTACTTGGCCCCAGAATATGCACTTTATGGACAGCTGACTGAGAAGagtgatgtttatagttttgggGTGGTGGTTTTGGAGATATTGTGTGGGAGAAAAGCTCTTGATTTGTCATCGGGATCACCACGTGCGTTTCTGATAACAGATTGGGCTTGGTCTTTGATAAAAGCTGGAAAAGTAGAAGAGGCTTTAGATGCTTCTCTGTCGAAGAATGACGATTCTGTGAATTCGAATCCAAAGAGCATAATGGAGAGATATGTGATGGTTGGGATTTTGTGTGCTCATGTGATGGTTGCTTTGAGGCCAACCATTTTGGATGCACTTAAAATGTTGGAAGGAGATATTGAGGTACCGGCAATTCCAGATAGGCCAACACCTCTTGGGCATCCATCGTTTTGTGGCAATGGTAATACTTTCAGCATATCACCAGCACTAAGTGGGCCACGATTAAATAGCAAGGACATGCTCAG GTTTGCTGGAGAGAGTTGA